A stretch of Henckelia pumila isolate YLH828 chromosome 4, ASM3356847v2, whole genome shotgun sequence DNA encodes these proteins:
- the LOC140863037 gene encoding microtubule-associated protein TORTIFOLIA1 isoform X1, protein MSSQRSSKPTKPPNQTTPLRSSSVSSSSSLSSHLAMVELKQRILTSLSKLADRDTHQIAVEDLEKIINGLSSDGISMLLNCLYDASNDPKPAVKKEGLRLLAVLCAVHTDPAATHLTKIIAHIVKRLKDSDSQVRDACRDAIGSLAGLYLKGGNGGDGVASLFVKPLFEVMNENNKTAQGAAAMCLAKMIECAPDPPLVTFQKLCPRVCKHLNSLNFLAKASLLQVVSSLSQVGAITPQSLESLLPSIHECLGSSDWATRKAAAEALISLPSNVSNITPEGAASTLNVLESCRFDKIKPARESMTEALQIWKKIAGKGDGSSDDNKASSHEGESTDPSDRNDLTSLGDKGCGNSVKDSANGLSHNISDKTVGILKKKAPALTDKELNPEFFQNLETRGSGELPVEVIVSRRCIKASNSQIEEESESYDTDLNGNARLNLQAGEIRGKYGSMERGIVGERGNSSNQRESPNIYPDFSRNPGQSEGFMSTKGNWLVIQRQLLQLERQQAHLMNMLQDFMGGSHDSMVTLENRVRGLERVVEDMARDMSVSSSRRGSSSMVGFEGSSNRSLSRYNGFPDYSGGKLGRGNDGRGHFGERFTAFDNVSSGLKGRGSSWRSDVSDSWDFPTYGKNGQIVSRRAGGGGPTDFRNSKTENEADQSGSRRAWENGAGPVRFGEGPSARSVWQASKDEATLEAIRVAGEDNGVTRNARVAIPEMTAEALGDDGPVQERDPIWTSWSNAMDALHVGDLDSAFVDVLSTGDDLLLVKLMDKSGPVIDQLSIEVAGEVLHAVSQFLLDQNLFDMCLYWIQQLADIVLENGQDVHGIPMEVKMEILQNLQECSSVDLPEDWEGASTDQLLLQLASAWGIDLRNLSK, encoded by the exons atgagTTCGCAAAGATCTTCAAAACCCACGAAACCTCCCAACCAGACAACCCCTTTGAGATCTTCATCTGTTTCTTCCTCATCTTCGTTGTCGTCCCATTTGGCCATGGTTGAATTGAAGCAGAGAATCCTTACTTCACTTTCTAAGCTAGCCGACCGAGACACCCACCAGATCGCTGTCGAAGATCTTGAGAAGATCATAAATGGACTGTCAAGCGACGGCATTTCAATGCTACTCAACTGCCTTTACGACGCCTCCAACGACCCCAAGCCTGCGGTCAAGAAGGAAGGTCTCCGCCTCCTAGCCGTGCTATGTGCCGTACACACCGACCCTGCCGCGACCCACCTCACCAAAATCATTGCCCACATTGTGAAAAGGCTCAAGGACTCTGATTCACAGGTCAGGGACGCGTGTCGTGATGCCATTGGCTCTCTGGCAGGGTTGTACCTGAAGGGCGGTAATGGTGGGGATGGAGTTGCTTCTCTGTTTGTGAAGCCTTTGTTTGAAGTGATGAATGAGAATAACAAAACTGCCCAAGGCGCCGCGGccatgtgtttggctaaaatgaTTGAATGCGCCCCTGACCCGCCTTTGGTTACGTTCCAGAAACTTTGTCCGAGGGTTTGCAAGCACTTGAATAGTCTGAACTTCTTGGCCAAAGCATCACTGTTGCAAGTGGTTTCCAGTTTGTCCCAG GTTGGAGCAATCACACCTCAAAGCTTAGAATCGTTGCTGCCAAGCATTCATGAGTGTCTTGGCAGTTCAGATTGGGCCACTAGAAAGGCTGCAGCTGAGGCTTTAATTTCTTTACCTTCCAACGTGAGTAACATAACACCAGAAGGAGCTGCTTCCACATTGAATGTGCTCGAGTCTTGTCGATTTGACAAG ATTAAACCTGCAAGAGAAAGTATGACCGAGGCCTTGCAGATATGGAAGAAAATTGCTGGGAAAGGAGATGGATCTTCAGATGATAATAAAGCTTCATCTCATG AGGGTGAGTCTACTGACCCATCAGATAGAAACGATCTTACAAGTCTCGGTGATAAAGGATGCGGAAATTCTGTAAAGGATTCAGCCAACGGATTGTCCCACAACATTTCTGACAAGACTGTAGGGATACTAAAGAAGAAAGCCCCAGCATTGACCGACAAAGAACTGAACCCTGAATTCTTCCAGAATCTTGAAACTAGAGGTTCGGGTGAGTTACCTGTAGAAGTTATTGTCTCTCGCCGATGTATTAAAGCTTCAAATTCACAAATTGAGGAAGAGTCAGAATCCTATGATACAGATCTGAATGGGAATGCTAGGCTTAACTTACAGGCTGGTGAAATCAGAGGGAAATATGGAAGCATGGAAAGGGGCATTGTTGGTGAACGTGGTAATTCTTCTAATCAGCGAGAGTCACCCAACATTTATCCTGATTTTTCCAGAAATCCAGGTCAATCTGAGGGATTTATGAGTACTAAAGGAAACTGGTTGGTAATTCAGAGGCAATTGTTACAACTGGAGAGGCAACAGGCTCATCTAATGAATATGTTGCAG GATTTTATGGGCGGGTCTCATGATAGCATGGTGACCTTAGAAAACAGAGTACGGGGCCTTGAGAGAGTTGTTGAAGACATGGCACGAGATATGTCTGTATCCTCGAGCAGAAGGGGAAGTAGTTCTATGGTAGGATTTGAGGGATCTTCCAATAGGTCTCTCAGTAGATACAATGGCTTTCCTGACTATTCTGGTGGAAAACTTGGAAGAGGTAACGATGGGCGCGGTCACTTTGGGGAGAGGTTTACTGCATTTGATAATGTTTCTTCAGGACTGAAAGGTAGGGGCTCTTCTTGGAGATCTGATGTGTCAGATTCTTGGGACTTCCCCACATATGGTAAAAATGGCCAAATTGTCTCAAGGAGAGCTGGTGGTGGTGGTCCGACAGACTTCAGAAATTCTAAAACAGAAAATGAGGCTGATCAGTCTGGTAGCCGGAGAGCTTGGGAAAACGGAGCTGGGCCTGTTAGATTTGGTGAAGGACCTTCTGCAAGAAGTGTTTGGCAAGCTTCAAAGGATGAAGCAACTTTGGAAGCTATTCGAGTTGCTGGTGAAGACAATGGAGTTACACGTAATGCTCGAGTGGCGATACCAGAAATGACAGCTGAAGCACTAGGAGACGATGGTCCAGTGCAAGAACGTGATCCAATTTGGACATCTTGGAGCAATGCAATGGATGCTCTTCATGTTGGTGATCTGGATTCTGCTTTTGTCGACGTTTTGTCTACTGGAGATGACCTCTTACTAGTAAAACTCATGGACAAGTCAGGCCCTGTAATTGACCAACTCTCAATTGAGGTGGCCGGTGAAGTTCTGCATGCTGTTTCACAGTTTCTTTTGGACCAGAACTTGTTTGATATGTGCTTATATTGGATTCAACAG TTGGCAGACATTGTCCTCGAAAATGGTCAAGATGTTCATGGCATTCCGATGGAAGTGAAAATGGAGATTTTGCAGAATTTGCAAGAATGTTCTTCGGTAGACCTGCCTGAGGACTGGGAAGGCGCGTCAACCGACCAATTGCTACTGCAATTGGCATCTGCCTGGGGAATTGATCTGCGAAATTTGAGTAAATAG
- the LOC140894488 gene encoding uncharacterized protein: protein MTPLQACRTIWSALSLGFFKINVDASIPPSTAFIEVGVVIRDAQGIVLLTQATRIFGIFSSQVAELLAVRESIKVVQNHWNQGILETDAKNVVKAINHPFPFYADVLIVSCIRQVCCHETDFIVHHYSRSANKVAHALASRDVTHGQIIANVESNGNNKLVNGLIGATVFGSSSKYYDAH, encoded by the exons ATGACTCCTTTGCAAGCATGTCGAACAATATGGAGTGCACTTTCATTGGGTTTCTTCAAAATTAATGTTGATGCGTCGATTCCACCATCGACTGCATTTATTGAAGTGGGAGTGGTCATCAGAGATGCCCAAGGTATTGTATTGTTAACTCAAGCTACTcgaattttcggaattttctcGTCACAGGTAGCCGAATTATTAGCAGTACGTGAAAGTATCAAAGTTGTTCAAAATCATTGGAATCAAGGCATACTTGAGACTGATGCAAAGAATGTTGTGAAGGCCATTAACCATCCATTTCCATTTTATGCTGATGTTCTAATTGTTTCCTGTATTCGCCAAGTTTGCTGTCATGAAACTGATTTCATTGTTCATCACTATTCACGATCCGCTAATAAAGTTGCTCATGCCCTTGCATCTCGAGATGTGACCCATGGCCAGATTATTGCAAATGTGGAATCAA ATGGTAACAATAAACTGGTTAATGGACTTATTGGTGCAACAGTGTTTGGTAGCTCATCAAAATACTATGACGCACATTAA
- the LOC140863037 gene encoding microtubule-associated protein TORTIFOLIA1 isoform X4 yields the protein MSSQRSSKPTKPPNQTTPLRSSSVSSSSSLSSHLAMVELKQRILTSLSKLADRDTHQIAVEDLEKIINGLSSDGISMLLNCLYDASNDPKPAVKKEGLRLLAVLCAVHTDPAATHLTKIIAHIVKRLKDSDSQVRDACRDAIGSLAGLYLKGGNGGDGVASLFVKPLFEVMNENNKTAQGAAAMCLAKMIECAPDPPLVTFQKLCPRVCKHLNSLNFLAKASLLQVVSSLSQVGAITPQSLESLLPSIHECLGSSDWATRKAAAEALISLPSNVSNITPEGAASTLNVLESCRFDKIKPARESMTEALQIWKKIAGKGDGSSDDNKASSHEGESTDPSDRNDLTSLGDKGCGNSVKDSANGLSHNISDKTVGILKKKAPALTDKELNPEFFQNLETRGSDLNGNARLNLQAGEIRGKYGSMERGIVGERGNSSNQRESPNIYPDFSRNPGQSEGFMSTKGNWLVIQRQLLQLERQQAHLMNMLQDFMGGSHDSMVTLENRVRGLERVVEDMARDMSVSSSRRGSSSMVGFEGSSNRSLSRYNGFPDYSGGKLGRGNDGRGHFGERFTAFDNVSSGLKGRGSSWRSDVSDSWDFPTYGKNGQIVSRRAGGGGPTDFRNSKTENEADQSGSRRAWENGAGPVRFGEGPSARSVWQASKDEATLEAIRVAGEDNGVTRNARVAIPEMTAEALGDDGPVQERDPIWTSWSNAMDALHVGDLDSAFVDVLSTGDDLLLVKLMDKSGPVIDQLSIEVAGEVLHAVSQFLLDQNLFDMCLYWIQQLADIVLENGQDVHGIPMEVKMEILQNLQECSSVDLPEDWEGASTDQLLLQLASAWGIDLRNLSK from the exons atgagTTCGCAAAGATCTTCAAAACCCACGAAACCTCCCAACCAGACAACCCCTTTGAGATCTTCATCTGTTTCTTCCTCATCTTCGTTGTCGTCCCATTTGGCCATGGTTGAATTGAAGCAGAGAATCCTTACTTCACTTTCTAAGCTAGCCGACCGAGACACCCACCAGATCGCTGTCGAAGATCTTGAGAAGATCATAAATGGACTGTCAAGCGACGGCATTTCAATGCTACTCAACTGCCTTTACGACGCCTCCAACGACCCCAAGCCTGCGGTCAAGAAGGAAGGTCTCCGCCTCCTAGCCGTGCTATGTGCCGTACACACCGACCCTGCCGCGACCCACCTCACCAAAATCATTGCCCACATTGTGAAAAGGCTCAAGGACTCTGATTCACAGGTCAGGGACGCGTGTCGTGATGCCATTGGCTCTCTGGCAGGGTTGTACCTGAAGGGCGGTAATGGTGGGGATGGAGTTGCTTCTCTGTTTGTGAAGCCTTTGTTTGAAGTGATGAATGAGAATAACAAAACTGCCCAAGGCGCCGCGGccatgtgtttggctaaaatgaTTGAATGCGCCCCTGACCCGCCTTTGGTTACGTTCCAGAAACTTTGTCCGAGGGTTTGCAAGCACTTGAATAGTCTGAACTTCTTGGCCAAAGCATCACTGTTGCAAGTGGTTTCCAGTTTGTCCCAG GTTGGAGCAATCACACCTCAAAGCTTAGAATCGTTGCTGCCAAGCATTCATGAGTGTCTTGGCAGTTCAGATTGGGCCACTAGAAAGGCTGCAGCTGAGGCTTTAATTTCTTTACCTTCCAACGTGAGTAACATAACACCAGAAGGAGCTGCTTCCACATTGAATGTGCTCGAGTCTTGTCGATTTGACAAG ATTAAACCTGCAAGAGAAAGTATGACCGAGGCCTTGCAGATATGGAAGAAAATTGCTGGGAAAGGAGATGGATCTTCAGATGATAATAAAGCTTCATCTCATG AGGGTGAGTCTACTGACCCATCAGATAGAAACGATCTTACAAGTCTCGGTGATAAAGGATGCGGAAATTCTGTAAAGGATTCAGCCAACGGATTGTCCCACAACATTTCTGACAAGACTGTAGGGATACTAAAGAAGAAAGCCCCAGCATTGACCGACAAAGAACTGAACCCTGAATTCTTCCAGAATCTTGAAACTAGAGGTTCGG ATCTGAATGGGAATGCTAGGCTTAACTTACAGGCTGGTGAAATCAGAGGGAAATATGGAAGCATGGAAAGGGGCATTGTTGGTGAACGTGGTAATTCTTCTAATCAGCGAGAGTCACCCAACATTTATCCTGATTTTTCCAGAAATCCAGGTCAATCTGAGGGATTTATGAGTACTAAAGGAAACTGGTTGGTAATTCAGAGGCAATTGTTACAACTGGAGAGGCAACAGGCTCATCTAATGAATATGTTGCAG GATTTTATGGGCGGGTCTCATGATAGCATGGTGACCTTAGAAAACAGAGTACGGGGCCTTGAGAGAGTTGTTGAAGACATGGCACGAGATATGTCTGTATCCTCGAGCAGAAGGGGAAGTAGTTCTATGGTAGGATTTGAGGGATCTTCCAATAGGTCTCTCAGTAGATACAATGGCTTTCCTGACTATTCTGGTGGAAAACTTGGAAGAGGTAACGATGGGCGCGGTCACTTTGGGGAGAGGTTTACTGCATTTGATAATGTTTCTTCAGGACTGAAAGGTAGGGGCTCTTCTTGGAGATCTGATGTGTCAGATTCTTGGGACTTCCCCACATATGGTAAAAATGGCCAAATTGTCTCAAGGAGAGCTGGTGGTGGTGGTCCGACAGACTTCAGAAATTCTAAAACAGAAAATGAGGCTGATCAGTCTGGTAGCCGGAGAGCTTGGGAAAACGGAGCTGGGCCTGTTAGATTTGGTGAAGGACCTTCTGCAAGAAGTGTTTGGCAAGCTTCAAAGGATGAAGCAACTTTGGAAGCTATTCGAGTTGCTGGTGAAGACAATGGAGTTACACGTAATGCTCGAGTGGCGATACCAGAAATGACAGCTGAAGCACTAGGAGACGATGGTCCAGTGCAAGAACGTGATCCAATTTGGACATCTTGGAGCAATGCAATGGATGCTCTTCATGTTGGTGATCTGGATTCTGCTTTTGTCGACGTTTTGTCTACTGGAGATGACCTCTTACTAGTAAAACTCATGGACAAGTCAGGCCCTGTAATTGACCAACTCTCAATTGAGGTGGCCGGTGAAGTTCTGCATGCTGTTTCACAGTTTCTTTTGGACCAGAACTTGTTTGATATGTGCTTATATTGGATTCAACAG TTGGCAGACATTGTCCTCGAAAATGGTCAAGATGTTCATGGCATTCCGATGGAAGTGAAAATGGAGATTTTGCAGAATTTGCAAGAATGTTCTTCGGTAGACCTGCCTGAGGACTGGGAAGGCGCGTCAACCGACCAATTGCTACTGCAATTGGCATCTGCCTGGGGAATTGATCTGCGAAATTTGAGTAAATAG
- the LOC140863037 gene encoding microtubule-associated protein TORTIFOLIA1 isoform X2 has translation MSSQRSSKPTKPPNQTTPLRSSSVSSSSSLSSHLAMVELKQRILTSLSKLADRDTHQIAVEDLEKIINGLSSDGISMLLNCLYDASNDPKPAVKKEGLRLLAVLCAVHTDPAATHLTKIIAHIVKRLKDSDSQVRDACRDAIGSLAGLYLKGGNGGDGVASLFVKPLFEVMNENNKTAQGAAAMCLAKMIECAPDPPLVTFQKLCPRVCKHLNSLNFLAKASLLQVVSSLSQVGAITPQSLESLLPSIHECLGSSDWATRKAAAEALISLPSNVSNITPEGAASTLNVLESCRFDKIKPARESMTEALQIWKKIAGKGDGSSDDNKASSHDRNDLTSLGDKGCGNSVKDSANGLSHNISDKTVGILKKKAPALTDKELNPEFFQNLETRGSGELPVEVIVSRRCIKASNSQIEEESESYDTDLNGNARLNLQAGEIRGKYGSMERGIVGERGNSSNQRESPNIYPDFSRNPGQSEGFMSTKGNWLVIQRQLLQLERQQAHLMNMLQDFMGGSHDSMVTLENRVRGLERVVEDMARDMSVSSSRRGSSSMVGFEGSSNRSLSRYNGFPDYSGGKLGRGNDGRGHFGERFTAFDNVSSGLKGRGSSWRSDVSDSWDFPTYGKNGQIVSRRAGGGGPTDFRNSKTENEADQSGSRRAWENGAGPVRFGEGPSARSVWQASKDEATLEAIRVAGEDNGVTRNARVAIPEMTAEALGDDGPVQERDPIWTSWSNAMDALHVGDLDSAFVDVLSTGDDLLLVKLMDKSGPVIDQLSIEVAGEVLHAVSQFLLDQNLFDMCLYWIQQLADIVLENGQDVHGIPMEVKMEILQNLQECSSVDLPEDWEGASTDQLLLQLASAWGIDLRNLSK, from the exons atgagTTCGCAAAGATCTTCAAAACCCACGAAACCTCCCAACCAGACAACCCCTTTGAGATCTTCATCTGTTTCTTCCTCATCTTCGTTGTCGTCCCATTTGGCCATGGTTGAATTGAAGCAGAGAATCCTTACTTCACTTTCTAAGCTAGCCGACCGAGACACCCACCAGATCGCTGTCGAAGATCTTGAGAAGATCATAAATGGACTGTCAAGCGACGGCATTTCAATGCTACTCAACTGCCTTTACGACGCCTCCAACGACCCCAAGCCTGCGGTCAAGAAGGAAGGTCTCCGCCTCCTAGCCGTGCTATGTGCCGTACACACCGACCCTGCCGCGACCCACCTCACCAAAATCATTGCCCACATTGTGAAAAGGCTCAAGGACTCTGATTCACAGGTCAGGGACGCGTGTCGTGATGCCATTGGCTCTCTGGCAGGGTTGTACCTGAAGGGCGGTAATGGTGGGGATGGAGTTGCTTCTCTGTTTGTGAAGCCTTTGTTTGAAGTGATGAATGAGAATAACAAAACTGCCCAAGGCGCCGCGGccatgtgtttggctaaaatgaTTGAATGCGCCCCTGACCCGCCTTTGGTTACGTTCCAGAAACTTTGTCCGAGGGTTTGCAAGCACTTGAATAGTCTGAACTTCTTGGCCAAAGCATCACTGTTGCAAGTGGTTTCCAGTTTGTCCCAG GTTGGAGCAATCACACCTCAAAGCTTAGAATCGTTGCTGCCAAGCATTCATGAGTGTCTTGGCAGTTCAGATTGGGCCACTAGAAAGGCTGCAGCTGAGGCTTTAATTTCTTTACCTTCCAACGTGAGTAACATAACACCAGAAGGAGCTGCTTCCACATTGAATGTGCTCGAGTCTTGTCGATTTGACAAG ATTAAACCTGCAAGAGAAAGTATGACCGAGGCCTTGCAGATATGGAAGAAAATTGCTGGGAAAGGAGATGGATCTTCAGATGATAATAAAGCTTCATCTCATG ATAGAAACGATCTTACAAGTCTCGGTGATAAAGGATGCGGAAATTCTGTAAAGGATTCAGCCAACGGATTGTCCCACAACATTTCTGACAAGACTGTAGGGATACTAAAGAAGAAAGCCCCAGCATTGACCGACAAAGAACTGAACCCTGAATTCTTCCAGAATCTTGAAACTAGAGGTTCGGGTGAGTTACCTGTAGAAGTTATTGTCTCTCGCCGATGTATTAAAGCTTCAAATTCACAAATTGAGGAAGAGTCAGAATCCTATGATACAGATCTGAATGGGAATGCTAGGCTTAACTTACAGGCTGGTGAAATCAGAGGGAAATATGGAAGCATGGAAAGGGGCATTGTTGGTGAACGTGGTAATTCTTCTAATCAGCGAGAGTCACCCAACATTTATCCTGATTTTTCCAGAAATCCAGGTCAATCTGAGGGATTTATGAGTACTAAAGGAAACTGGTTGGTAATTCAGAGGCAATTGTTACAACTGGAGAGGCAACAGGCTCATCTAATGAATATGTTGCAG GATTTTATGGGCGGGTCTCATGATAGCATGGTGACCTTAGAAAACAGAGTACGGGGCCTTGAGAGAGTTGTTGAAGACATGGCACGAGATATGTCTGTATCCTCGAGCAGAAGGGGAAGTAGTTCTATGGTAGGATTTGAGGGATCTTCCAATAGGTCTCTCAGTAGATACAATGGCTTTCCTGACTATTCTGGTGGAAAACTTGGAAGAGGTAACGATGGGCGCGGTCACTTTGGGGAGAGGTTTACTGCATTTGATAATGTTTCTTCAGGACTGAAAGGTAGGGGCTCTTCTTGGAGATCTGATGTGTCAGATTCTTGGGACTTCCCCACATATGGTAAAAATGGCCAAATTGTCTCAAGGAGAGCTGGTGGTGGTGGTCCGACAGACTTCAGAAATTCTAAAACAGAAAATGAGGCTGATCAGTCTGGTAGCCGGAGAGCTTGGGAAAACGGAGCTGGGCCTGTTAGATTTGGTGAAGGACCTTCTGCAAGAAGTGTTTGGCAAGCTTCAAAGGATGAAGCAACTTTGGAAGCTATTCGAGTTGCTGGTGAAGACAATGGAGTTACACGTAATGCTCGAGTGGCGATACCAGAAATGACAGCTGAAGCACTAGGAGACGATGGTCCAGTGCAAGAACGTGATCCAATTTGGACATCTTGGAGCAATGCAATGGATGCTCTTCATGTTGGTGATCTGGATTCTGCTTTTGTCGACGTTTTGTCTACTGGAGATGACCTCTTACTAGTAAAACTCATGGACAAGTCAGGCCCTGTAATTGACCAACTCTCAATTGAGGTGGCCGGTGAAGTTCTGCATGCTGTTTCACAGTTTCTTTTGGACCAGAACTTGTTTGATATGTGCTTATATTGGATTCAACAG TTGGCAGACATTGTCCTCGAAAATGGTCAAGATGTTCATGGCATTCCGATGGAAGTGAAAATGGAGATTTTGCAGAATTTGCAAGAATGTTCTTCGGTAGACCTGCCTGAGGACTGGGAAGGCGCGTCAACCGACCAATTGCTACTGCAATTGGCATCTGCCTGGGGAATTGATCTGCGAAATTTGAGTAAATAG
- the LOC140863037 gene encoding microtubule-associated protein TORTIFOLIA1 isoform X3, which yields MSSQRSSKPTKPPNQTTPLRSSSVSSSSSLSSHLAMVELKQRILTSLSKLADRDTHQIAVEDLEKIINGLSSDGISMLLNCLYDASNDPKPAVKKEGLRLLAVLCAVHTDPAATHLTKIIAHIVKRLKDSDSQVRDACRDAIGSLAGLYLKGGNGGDGVASLFVKPLFEVMNENNKTAQGAAAMCLAKMIECAPDPPLVTFQKLCPRVCKHLNSLNFLAKASLLQVVSSLSQVGAITPQSLESLLPSIHECLGSSDWATRKAAAEALISLPSNVSNITPEGAASTLNVLESCRFDKIKPARESMTEALQIWKKIAGKGDGSSDDNKASSHEGESTDPSDRNDLTSLGDKGCGNSVKDSANGLSHNISDKTVGILKKKAPALTDKELNPEFFQNLETRGSGELPVEVIVSRRCIKASNSQIEEESESYDTDLNGNARLNLQAGEIRGKYGSMERGIVGQSEGFMSTKGNWLVIQRQLLQLERQQAHLMNMLQDFMGGSHDSMVTLENRVRGLERVVEDMARDMSVSSSRRGSSSMVGFEGSSNRSLSRYNGFPDYSGGKLGRGNDGRGHFGERFTAFDNVSSGLKGRGSSWRSDVSDSWDFPTYGKNGQIVSRRAGGGGPTDFRNSKTENEADQSGSRRAWENGAGPVRFGEGPSARSVWQASKDEATLEAIRVAGEDNGVTRNARVAIPEMTAEALGDDGPVQERDPIWTSWSNAMDALHVGDLDSAFVDVLSTGDDLLLVKLMDKSGPVIDQLSIEVAGEVLHAVSQFLLDQNLFDMCLYWIQQLADIVLENGQDVHGIPMEVKMEILQNLQECSSVDLPEDWEGASTDQLLLQLASAWGIDLRNLSK from the exons atgagTTCGCAAAGATCTTCAAAACCCACGAAACCTCCCAACCAGACAACCCCTTTGAGATCTTCATCTGTTTCTTCCTCATCTTCGTTGTCGTCCCATTTGGCCATGGTTGAATTGAAGCAGAGAATCCTTACTTCACTTTCTAAGCTAGCCGACCGAGACACCCACCAGATCGCTGTCGAAGATCTTGAGAAGATCATAAATGGACTGTCAAGCGACGGCATTTCAATGCTACTCAACTGCCTTTACGACGCCTCCAACGACCCCAAGCCTGCGGTCAAGAAGGAAGGTCTCCGCCTCCTAGCCGTGCTATGTGCCGTACACACCGACCCTGCCGCGACCCACCTCACCAAAATCATTGCCCACATTGTGAAAAGGCTCAAGGACTCTGATTCACAGGTCAGGGACGCGTGTCGTGATGCCATTGGCTCTCTGGCAGGGTTGTACCTGAAGGGCGGTAATGGTGGGGATGGAGTTGCTTCTCTGTTTGTGAAGCCTTTGTTTGAAGTGATGAATGAGAATAACAAAACTGCCCAAGGCGCCGCGGccatgtgtttggctaaaatgaTTGAATGCGCCCCTGACCCGCCTTTGGTTACGTTCCAGAAACTTTGTCCGAGGGTTTGCAAGCACTTGAATAGTCTGAACTTCTTGGCCAAAGCATCACTGTTGCAAGTGGTTTCCAGTTTGTCCCAG GTTGGAGCAATCACACCTCAAAGCTTAGAATCGTTGCTGCCAAGCATTCATGAGTGTCTTGGCAGTTCAGATTGGGCCACTAGAAAGGCTGCAGCTGAGGCTTTAATTTCTTTACCTTCCAACGTGAGTAACATAACACCAGAAGGAGCTGCTTCCACATTGAATGTGCTCGAGTCTTGTCGATTTGACAAG ATTAAACCTGCAAGAGAAAGTATGACCGAGGCCTTGCAGATATGGAAGAAAATTGCTGGGAAAGGAGATGGATCTTCAGATGATAATAAAGCTTCATCTCATG AGGGTGAGTCTACTGACCCATCAGATAGAAACGATCTTACAAGTCTCGGTGATAAAGGATGCGGAAATTCTGTAAAGGATTCAGCCAACGGATTGTCCCACAACATTTCTGACAAGACTGTAGGGATACTAAAGAAGAAAGCCCCAGCATTGACCGACAAAGAACTGAACCCTGAATTCTTCCAGAATCTTGAAACTAGAGGTTCGGGTGAGTTACCTGTAGAAGTTATTGTCTCTCGCCGATGTATTAAAGCTTCAAATTCACAAATTGAGGAAGAGTCAGAATCCTATGATACAGATCTGAATGGGAATGCTAGGCTTAACTTACAGGCTGGTGAAATCAGAGGGAAATATGGAAGCATGGAAAGGGGCATTGTTG GTCAATCTGAGGGATTTATGAGTACTAAAGGAAACTGGTTGGTAATTCAGAGGCAATTGTTACAACTGGAGAGGCAACAGGCTCATCTAATGAATATGTTGCAG GATTTTATGGGCGGGTCTCATGATAGCATGGTGACCTTAGAAAACAGAGTACGGGGCCTTGAGAGAGTTGTTGAAGACATGGCACGAGATATGTCTGTATCCTCGAGCAGAAGGGGAAGTAGTTCTATGGTAGGATTTGAGGGATCTTCCAATAGGTCTCTCAGTAGATACAATGGCTTTCCTGACTATTCTGGTGGAAAACTTGGAAGAGGTAACGATGGGCGCGGTCACTTTGGGGAGAGGTTTACTGCATTTGATAATGTTTCTTCAGGACTGAAAGGTAGGGGCTCTTCTTGGAGATCTGATGTGTCAGATTCTTGGGACTTCCCCACATATGGTAAAAATGGCCAAATTGTCTCAAGGAGAGCTGGTGGTGGTGGTCCGACAGACTTCAGAAATTCTAAAACAGAAAATGAGGCTGATCAGTCTGGTAGCCGGAGAGCTTGGGAAAACGGAGCTGGGCCTGTTAGATTTGGTGAAGGACCTTCTGCAAGAAGTGTTTGGCAAGCTTCAAAGGATGAAGCAACTTTGGAAGCTATTCGAGTTGCTGGTGAAGACAATGGAGTTACACGTAATGCTCGAGTGGCGATACCAGAAATGACAGCTGAAGCACTAGGAGACGATGGTCCAGTGCAAGAACGTGATCCAATTTGGACATCTTGGAGCAATGCAATGGATGCTCTTCATGTTGGTGATCTGGATTCTGCTTTTGTCGACGTTTTGTCTACTGGAGATGACCTCTTACTAGTAAAACTCATGGACAAGTCAGGCCCTGTAATTGACCAACTCTCAATTGAGGTGGCCGGTGAAGTTCTGCATGCTGTTTCACAGTTTCTTTTGGACCAGAACTTGTTTGATATGTGCTTATATTGGATTCAACAG TTGGCAGACATTGTCCTCGAAAATGGTCAAGATGTTCATGGCATTCCGATGGAAGTGAAAATGGAGATTTTGCAGAATTTGCAAGAATGTTCTTCGGTAGACCTGCCTGAGGACTGGGAAGGCGCGTCAACCGACCAATTGCTACTGCAATTGGCATCTGCCTGGGGAATTGATCTGCGAAATTTGAGTAAATAG